One genomic window of Quercus lobata isolate SW786 chromosome 9, ValleyOak3.0 Primary Assembly, whole genome shotgun sequence includes the following:
- the LOC115959716 gene encoding chloroplast envelope quinone oxidoreductase homolog, translating into MAGKLMKAVQYNGYGKGPDGLQHVEVPIPTPKNDEVLLKLEAASLNPFDWKVQKGMLRPFLPRKFPHIPASDVAGEVVEVGPGVTNFKAGDKVVAVVNPMNGGGLAEFAVTKENITVARPSKLSADKVVGLPIAGLTAHQAITQSAGVKLDGSGKKKTNILITAASGGVGHYAVQLAKLGNTHVTATCGARNIELVKKLGADEVLDYKTPDGATLRSPSGIKYDAVIHCATGIPWSIFEPNLSPNGKVVDITPGPSALVTFALKKLTLSKKQLVPLIVIPKSENLQYLVNLVKEGKLKTIIDSKYPLGKAKDAWAKSIEGHATGKIIVEP; encoded by the exons ATGGCTGGGAAACTCATGAAAGCAGTGCAGTACAATGGCTATGGCAAAGGACCTGATGGCTTACAG CATGTTGAAGTACCGATTCCCACTCCCAAAAATGATGAGGTTTTGTTGAAATTGGAAGCAGCAAGTCTAAATCCATTTGACTGGAAAGTTCAGAAAGGCATGCTGAGGCCTTTTCTTCCTCGCAAGTTCCCTCACATACCTG CTTCTGATGTGGCAGGAGAGGTTGTGGAGGTTGGACCAGGAGTGACAAATTTCAAAGCTGGTGATAAAGTTGTAGCTGTGGTTAACCCAATG AATGGCGGTGGACTAGCAGAGTTTGCTGTGACCAAGGAGAACATTACAGTTGCAAGACCATCTAAACTTTCGGCAGACAAAGTAGTAGGCTTGCCAATTGCAGGTTTGACGGCTCACCAGGCTATAACACAATCAGCTGGTGTCAAGCTTGATGGAAgtggaaagaagaagacaaataTTCTGATAACTGCTGCTTCTGGTGGTGTGGGTCACTATGCGGTTCAACTGGCCAAGCTTGGCAATACGCATGTGACAGCCACTTGTGGTGCTCGCAACATTGAACTTGTCAAGAAATTAGGTGCTGATGAGGTTCTTGACTACAAGACCCCAGATGGGGCAACTCTGAGAAGCCCCTCTGGCATAAAATATGACGCAGTTATTCACTGTGCAACAGGCATTCCTTGGTCTATTTTTGAGCCTAATTTGAGCCCAAATGGGAAGGTAGTTGATATTACTCCTGGCCCTAGTGCCCTGGTGACTTTTGCCCTGAAGAAACTTACATTGTCCAAGAAGCAATTGGTGCCACTAATAGTAATTCCCAAGAGTGAGAACCTCCAATATCTTGTTAACTTGGTCAAGGAAGGGAAGCTCAAGACAATAATTGACTCAAAATATCCCCTGGGCAAGGCCAAAGATGCTTGGGCTAAGAGTATTGAAGGCCATGCAACTGGGAAGATCATTGTGGAGCCTTAG